The genomic segment ATGATTTTCATTACTGTATGACAGTAGTGACAATTTGAGAAGGGAAATGTGCATAATGCAATGAAAACTGtcataatgcaaacatttttagtggttctaaaaactattttcttaatgcaaaatcattcttatttttctttcaatGTTTTGGGTGAAATATGAACAGATGTTTGCTTGTTAGATGCACCCAAATGTTTTTGGGGAGCAGAGGTAGTATGCTGATAAAGTAATATTCCCAAGCATGGTGAAATGCACTTTTAAACAAATCAAGTGTTGtttccaatatttatttatttatttgaccccCGTGTTTTCTCCCAAGTTGTGCATTTGTGTAGGGCTGTGCTGATTCTGAGCTGTAGTACATTACCTAGATATAAACTCATAGAAGCAGCTTAATGGATTGGTTAACTTTTGAATCAAAGTCTAAGCTTAAGATAGATTTTTATTATACCACTACTTCTCAAACATTCCTTTTGATGGAATTAATGTTTTCCAGAGGACCTCGTCTTATAAAATTCCTATCACAGATACGTTTTGGGACTCTTTGAGTGCAGTGATTCTGTAAAGGGGTCTATGAAGAGGAAATCCAGGACAGTTTGTGTGGTTTACAGGAACCAATGCTCAACAACAAGCTTGACTCCGGCCAGAAGAGTTTGTTGAGTGTCctatttcaaatatatactgTCATTTATTCCTCAGTGATTCTTTTGCACGCACAAGTATATTTAGGTGAACCTGAATGATATTTCTATAGGTGAGTTTTGCCTATTATTTGAATTTTTGCCTTTTGAAACTCCATAAGAGGAACATTTGTTAGTCTTTGTTTTTACTGCAACACTCCAGGGTGAATCTCacgaaacctgtcaagaacatgtctaAATCATATTTCATCctgaaatataaagaaaaaaatattatggtgCATGAGAAAAATTAAACCTATTTTTTAGAAGGAGattttacagtgttgtaaattGAGAAATGAAATGAACTGAATTCTCATAATGTCAgtgaaaaaaatcttaatggtgCAACAATTGATTTCATTAttctttatgtaaaatgtatataattgaatatattttgatgttAATGAGATTCATCCATCGGAACTCTGCAGGCATGCTGTTGTTTAATAGAGTGTGATTGTATATTTATCAGCTGATGTTCTGATTCTGTTCCATGTGTCAGAATCTCTCcatagaaaacattaaaaaaatgtcttttgaGTGTGTTTTGATGACACCTTAGTTTTTCATGTTATTAGAGTTTagatttcagtatttattttaaaatatttgttatatggTTATATGgtttattagtttttatgttCAAATAAGTCAGTGAAGAATGCACTTTGATGCCTTTAACTCCAAGCATTCAGAGGAGCGGAATGAAGTATGCAAGCATTTTCCTGTGAAAACAAGCCTTCACAACCGTTTCTGTCATTGTCATGTTCACATAGTCATAGTCATTTTTGCATGCATACAGAGTGTTAACACATTAGGAAAATCTGTTTACCTACAATTAAATCTCTTACCTAATATTTTAGTGTTTTCATGCAACCATCTTGTATCTGCAAAATGGGCATTTCTGTGGGACTATTAGTGTTTTggactttttctttttgttacaAGTTAAACAGTACTGCTTGCAGATAGATGCTGTtccaaacatacaaaatgtgttaGATGATGCTGACACATAAATCATCATGATGTGGATATTGATGTATTGACATTCCATCTGAAGTACCTATAAAAGAAGAACAATAAAGAGATCTTCCAGTACTACCATCAGTACGTGTTCGTGAATTTGTATTTGAATCTTGGAGCTGACAACTGTTCTGTTACtcagttttttatttacattttaagccaattttaatgtaaaagaaaacaatatacaaacaaaaaGACAATTTTTACAGAGCgcagattatgtaaattaaagtgGCTCTGGCATACCTAGACAATACAGAAGGGCATTCTCCATGATGTAGGGCTTGTAGATAGACGAGCACAgattttaaggaatagttcactccaaaatgaaactTTGCTAAGCCTGTACTCACCCCTAGAGCATCTACGAGGTAAGTGAGTTTGTTTTTCATTGCAACAGGTTTGAAAAAATTTTGCAAtacataatttgctcaccaatgggtcctctgcagtgaatgggtgccgtcagaattatagtccaaacaactgataaaaacatcacaagttcATTCCATCAATAACTcccttgtgaagcaaaaagctacgtgtttgtctcatctgaatcgggagagaaatatgTTGAGCAAACACAGTCCAAAACTTAAGAATTACAATGGACTATAGACTATAGATAGTAGCTTAACCTTAAGTAATGGTTTAACCtcttaaatgtcaccccgtcccgtatacgggacgcctacgttgactatactatattacaatcaaatctaatctaatcttgacaaactatatatcgttggaaaggtctaagactcccaaatatatattttaccaatattttttgtaaaaaattatgtaggaaaagtaatagatcaatttatgacaagagtgcaccctcagaaatctacattacaaaaggagctttgacctttgtttaaaaataatacttcctcattgcctttttctctatcacattttaggaatcatcagaagttatatatcacttgaaaacataaaatctcaaaattcatcctttaaaacccattttaaaatcagacattgcattaccatgtaaatggcacatcaaaatcatgttacaaaatgttttcagtcatgaattatacaatttaggtttgtatcatgcacattcaagtctatcttcaaaaacgatactggatttgtttcttacaaacacttaGCTTTGCACTTCTCACAGTGTTAATCAATGAACTGCATCaattttttcagctgtttggactctcattctggtggcacccatccactgcagaggatccattgctaaggaagtgatgtaatactacatttcttgaaatctgaagaaacaaactcacctgcATACTGAATGGTCTAAGGGTGATTACATTTTCTTTAGCAAATTTTCAATTCTGAATGATTTCGAGGTTAAGGCTGCAGTAACACACAGGTTAATGAGAACTAAACGCATGCACAGACAGCTCAGTCAATGTTAGCATTAGCTCCTCATGTGTGCGCTGACACACATTCATGAGGTGGATCAGACAtcataaacatacagtatattacaataGGACAGTCCCAATGTTCCATTCAGACCTGAGCAGTGGACGTCAGAATCAGTCCACTTCCTCTTAAACATCAGGGGAAATTCACTACCACTTttgttcacaatatttcagtgtGTCTATTTCACTAACCACACTTCTTTGGCCACTTGGTGTCATTAAACTAATTTGTGGGTATACACCAATATTAAAAGAACCCGATAATAATTTATCTTGTTATGGCTGTTAACCGATAAACCACAACATTTTAGTGAATGTACGGTgcgaaaaaaaaacactgttgtaaaaacagtgttattaaattatcagTGGGTTTAAAGATGAATTTGAAAGcaactctagcggttaataaacagaactacaCGTATCCCGCGGAAGAACATTCCAACCGGATCTACTTCTCCAAGTTTATGTCTATGGCGATTCACGGAGGTATGTGTTACTCCGCAACGGTGACGACCTGAACAGGCTACAACAGtccaaacatttttattgtaaatgtaccaTAGTGTTCTGGGATAAGACAAAAAGGCAGTTTGGTATATGAGTTTatgatgtactcgctcattatatacattttgagtGTTGCTTTAAGTGAATGttgggtgatttaaaaaaatacggGAAACCAAACAACTGAACAAGCATGAACAATTAAATATAACAGCCAATAGCCGTTATAATACTGATATTGCTTATTCCTGTTgatgttcatatttttttaacaatttgggTGCTATAACAACAAATAGTGTATGCAAAGAACAGTCACTAATAGTGGCTTCAGTTAATTCAGTGAATTTGTTAAATCTTCTCTCAGGATCTGTTCAGGGCTGCAATGGCTTTCAAATATTTGTTGGAATACCAGCATAACTAAACAGGACTTCAACAACCCTGTGCTGTGTACAGTACTTCAAATTTTCCCATGAGGGTAGCTGTTTGTGAGTAAAGTTCAGTCTATTGTGTGTGTGATGGTTTATTCCTCACTTCTCGTCCTCGTCACCCTCGCTCATGCTGCTGATGGAGGCGGAGGCGCCCTTCGGGGACGTGGGCGGAGAGGTTCTGGGCATGGCCCAGCGGGATGGAGGTGACGGAGAGCGTGATGGGGAAAAGTCCCTCGGTGGGCTGCTGCTGGGTGAGCAGCGTGGAGAGAGCGCCTGGATCATACGCCCACTACGTTCCTGAATCATTTGCTTCTAGAAAAAAGGAAGAAGTCATATTCAAGGAttcgaaaacaaacaaaaaacgacatcttttcttttgtttcatgttttttcttttgtattattatataggtGCATATACTCTACATATACCCTTGCTTACCCAAGTCCCATCTGGGCCAAAGAGCTCCAGGAAGTTCCCAATGAACTCTCGTGATTTCTCCTCCCACTTCTGGATAAGATCATGGCTCTTCTCTTCCACTCTATACACAAAGTGCTTGGACTTCTCCTCGACCGTCCGCACCTTCTCTTTCATCCTGTCCACCTGATTCTGCAGACGGTACTTCTTTTCCTGTCCAAAAAAAGAGTGAGTTcagcaagcatttttttttatgtcagtgttaaatgttatacaaaacattttatattttatataacattcatatattatattactttttttttctttctcgaaactacatttaaaattaagCTACAGTGACTTAAATACATCACTtctatgataaataataatatctttttttttgttgttgttgtaaaatgtcatgtgatgTGAGCCccaaaaaagttaataataagtGATGAtatttgaaaaaactaaaattcataaaatatttattataaatttcatatataatatctatatatatatttttctgaataATGGTTAAGGAAAATATGTTATATCAATTTGTggtattttagtataatttattttcttattgtttttgttaatattttgaattagattttttttctcggttttaaagttttttgtgttttgatattttcttcttttttaaaatttgtctaaacattttttatttttagtaaacttTTAGTAAGTTATTTGACAAATAgctaaaataagttaaaaaaatatgtttctttaatgtaatttcagttcatgtttattttatttcaagtaatactTTTTTATGGTTATAGTTTTAGTTCTAGTGATAACAAccctttgttaaaataaaaataaaataacatttaagtacatttatGTTATATCATGTCTCCACATCAGAAATATCAGATCCAACTCCAGACACCGGATCTTGTCATAAAATATCCATTTATCTAATAACAGAACAACTAGTCAGCAAAATTTAAGCAAAACACACAGTTGGCATTTGAGTTAAGATCATTAACGTACTTTAATATAACTGACGTTCAGTTCTTTAGCGGTGTAGCCCCTCTGTAAGTTACGTCTAGCGTACACGTCATAGTCTCTCACTATCCGGGTGATCAGGTCGGACGTTGAGATCCCTTCTGTCCTTTTGGTGGGCACAAACATACCTGAGACACTCACACATGTTAGATCTGGTGTgaaacacaaactcacacatgCTCTTAAGAGAAGGCCACTTTTCTTTACCTGCCTCCTTAATATGCTGGTACACGTCCTCAGATCCAGCAGAGGAGTATGGGATGTCGTCATGCGCCACAAAGTCAATCTAGAGAACCCCAACCAGAGGGTTAACTGCGGGGAAGTATGTGTACGGTATTGTGCTGATGTGAACAAATTACTGACCTTGTGTTTTTCTAAAAACTCTTGGGTCAGAGTCCACGGCGCATCGCGCAAAACCTCATCAACGTAGCGGCAGTGTCTCAATGCCTCGTACCGCTCGTCTTCTGTCATCACGGTGAAGCCCTTGTACTTGTGAGTGAGTTCATCACTACATACTTAACACCCAAACATAGATCATTCATCAGTTTAGGACCAAAGAGTTCATAAATCAACAACATCTACAGAATATCGATAAGTCTGGATCAGGAAATGTAACGTGTCTATACCTCCAACTATAAGGTAGGCGTTAGGGAACAGATTCTTAGCCTGCATCAGGGCGCGAGCGTGACCGGAATGAAAAAGATCGAAGATGCCATCTGCATAGATTCGCACCGGCCGGTCCACTGAGAAAGGAAAATTCATGACACTTTTAGAAATCATTGACAAATCTAATGAAGctttctgaaaacacacacacacacacaaaatctgttattttttatttatttttggcatttttgctTTTATCGTGACAGGACAGTATTTAGACAGGAAGCGAAGTGGGAGGAAGGGATTAGGAAAGGGTCCACGAGCCGGGACTCGGGATGCCAAAAACACAACGGTCAGCGGGCCGTCCATGAGGCTTTTGGCAccgacaatatatatatatatatatatatatatatatatatatatatatatatatatatatatatatttttttttttaaagaaattaatcctTTTTTTAAGCAGACATGCATGAAACTGATCGAAAGTGACAGTagaataatttataatgttataaaagacgtatatttcaaataaatgttcttttaatgtttaattaaaaaggtTTCACAAAAAACTTAAGTAGCAGTAAATCTACTACTACAAACCTCTGACTCAAAGTCTTGCTTGTCTATGGATTGTGTCAATAATTAAACAGCACAATTTTGTCTTAATATATTAGACAAAATATTATCCTTGCATAACAAAAAgttttttgaattaatttttttttttttttgtcttatgtaCTCCGAAAATTTTGAAGggttgggtgtgtgtgtttgagtgtgtgtgtgtgtgtgtccagttaGATTCAGTcctgtttattttattgtgattACATTAGTAATCAAGATTTTGAAACGGAGAAAATACCGACTAACCAGGCGTTCCAAGTCGAGCTTGCTCTACAGTCAGCTTCTCATGTGGAGCCCGACACTCGCAGCTCGTCTCCGGGGTAAATATGGCAGGTTCTATGAGAGTCTGCAGAGAACATTTAagaatacatttacttgagagaaattatgagaaataaataaGACATTGCagcttttcaaataaaatgtagtttaaacaTGCCTAGATCCTGCTGACATGACATcctatatatacaaatattcttTGTAAAAGTAGAGGGTATTATAGGACTTGATTTCAAGGCAATCAGTGTAAGAGCTTCTTTACAGCGGATATTGATTTGTCCAGTAGAGGGTTCTCTAATGTCACTGACTTAAGACAAATCATTCGTCCACAGCAACACAGGGGGGGAGATAGATACAGAGGTACATAAGATGGATATTTCAATGTATTCAAACCTCCTCGTGGGTTATAGCACAACAGACAGGCCTGCAGACACTGTGACAACACGTGATCCTGAATTAGCATTTCAATGTGTGGCAGGATAACCGGGATATTTTATTGTTTGCGCATTTCACAGAAAATGTATAATGAAAAGTCTACTCAAATCCTAAACGGAGGAGAATGGGGTTAGTTATCAAAGAACTTAATATAGAAAGAATATTTCAAATGGGACATATTTATTATCTAGTCAAAAACATTGTTCAAGTACAACAGCTGATTCAAGTGCATATTTAAAATCTGCTAAATTCATAGAACAACCAAAATAGAAAAggtac from the Carassius auratus strain Wakin chromosome 49, ASM336829v1, whole genome shotgun sequence genome contains:
- the LOC113066200 gene encoding choline-phosphate cytidylyltransferase B-like isoform X2, producing the protein MEELEHTCPLPRTTLIEPAIFTPETSCECRAPHEKLTVEQARLGTPVDRPVRIYADGIFDLFHSGHARALMQAKNLFPNAYLIVGVCSDELTHKYKGFTVMTEDERYEALRHCRYVDEVLRDAPWTLTQEFLEKHKIDFVAHDDIPYSSAGSEDVYQHIKEAGMFVPTKRTEGISTSDLITRIVRDYDVYARRNLQRGYTAKELNVSYIKEKKYRLQNQVDRMKEKVRTVEEKSKHFVYRVEEKSHDLIQKWEEKSREFIGNFLELFGPDGTWQMIQERSGRMIQALSPRCSPSSSPPRDFSPSRSPSPPSRWAMPRTSPPTSPKGASASISSMSEGDEDEK
- the LOC113066200 gene encoding choline-phosphate cytidylyltransferase B-like isoform X1, with protein sequence MEELEHTCPLPRTTLIEPAIFTPETSCECRAPHEKLTVEQARLGTPVDRPVRIYADGIFDLFHSGHARALMQAKNLFPNAYLIVGVCSDELTHKYKGFTVMTEDERYEALRHCRYVDEVLRDAPWTLTQEFLEKHKIDFVAHDDIPYSSAGSEDVYQHIKEAGMFVPTKRTEGISTSDLITRIVRDYDVYARRNLQRGYTAKELNVSYIKEKKYRLQNQVDRMKEKVRTVEEKSKHFVYRVEEKSHDLIQKWEEKSREFIGNFLELFGPDGTWKQMIQERSGRMIQALSPRCSPSSSPPRDFSPSRSPSPPSRWAMPRTSPPTSPKGASASISSMSEGDEDEK